The following proteins are encoded in a genomic region of Herminiimonas arsenicoxydans:
- a CDS encoding putative tRNA 2-selenouridine synthase (Evidence 3 : Function proposed based on presence of conserved amino acid motif, structural feature or limited homology; Product type pe : putative enzyme), producing the protein MKYPAVLSFSELRPQLAQFDAIIDVRSPAEFLEDHIPGAINCPVLDNEQRVQVGTMYKTVGAFEAKKLGAVLVAKNIAQHIESQFLDQPQNWKPLIYCWRGGNRSGAMAHILARIGWPVAQLDGGYKAYRSHVNAELAVLPQALHFNVLCGPTGSGKSRLLRVLASQGAQVLDLEKLAAHRGSVLGDLPAAPQPSQKRFESLLWELLSGFDPVRPIFVEAESKKVGKLRVPDQLMEKMRASPCTTVHLSTPHRVALLMEEYAHFIAYPAQLNTQLDFLIPLHGRERIAQWHQLALSNQTSELVDELLRTHYDPGYLQSIKRNFIQLQQAQTLTLADISEASFQQAARQLRQSADNFPAA; encoded by the coding sequence ATGAAGTACCCAGCCGTACTCTCCTTCAGTGAGCTTCGACCGCAACTCGCGCAGTTCGATGCCATCATTGACGTGCGCAGTCCGGCAGAGTTTCTCGAAGACCATATTCCCGGCGCCATCAATTGCCCTGTTCTCGACAATGAACAGCGTGTACAGGTTGGCACCATGTACAAGACGGTCGGTGCATTCGAGGCGAAGAAGCTGGGGGCAGTGCTGGTGGCAAAAAATATCGCTCAGCATATCGAAAGCCAGTTTCTCGATCAGCCGCAAAACTGGAAACCCCTGATTTATTGCTGGCGCGGCGGCAATCGCAGCGGCGCCATGGCGCACATCTTGGCGCGCATCGGGTGGCCGGTCGCACAACTGGACGGCGGGTACAAAGCCTATCGCAGCCATGTGAATGCCGAACTGGCCGTTTTGCCGCAGGCCTTGCACTTCAATGTGTTATGCGGCCCGACTGGAAGCGGCAAAAGTCGCCTGCTGCGAGTCTTGGCAAGCCAGGGCGCGCAGGTACTGGATCTGGAAAAGCTGGCAGCGCATCGCGGCTCGGTACTGGGCGATTTGCCTGCCGCGCCGCAACCATCGCAGAAGCGGTTTGAAAGTCTGCTGTGGGAATTGTTAAGCGGTTTCGATCCGGTGCGGCCGATTTTCGTCGAGGCGGAGAGCAAGAAAGTAGGCAAGTTGCGGGTGCCGGATCAGTTGATGGAAAAAATGCGTGCCTCACCCTGTACCACGGTGCATCTTTCCACTCCGCATCGGGTTGCCTTGCTGATGGAAGAGTATGCGCACTTTATTGCGTATCCGGCGCAGCTCAATACGCAACTCGATTTCCTGATCCCCTTGCATGGCCGCGAAAGAATCGCACAATGGCATCAACTCGCGCTGTCGAATCAGACATCCGAGCTGGTGGACGAGTTGCTGCGCACGCATTACGATCCGGGCTATCTGCAATCGATCAAGCGTAATTTCATTCAATTGCAACAGGCACAAACCCTCACGCTGGCAGATATCTCCGAGGCGAGCTTCCAGCAGGCGGCCCGGCAGTTGCGTCAATCCGCAGACAATTTCCCAGCCGCCTGA
- a CDS encoding conserved hypothetical protein (Evidence 4 : Homologs of previously reported genes of unknown function), with product MIITINEDLRAYIDPLTEDEYAALERSLLSEGCRDALVLWGDLLVDGHNRYGICQKHGLPFNTVQNQAFQSMDDVHLWMIDNHLGRRSVSDFQRGVLALRKKEIVSARVAQQSPAASAGDAVYAQAEQESVKESPLSREAVARAARMSSATLGQIEKIQKTAAPELVTAIKSGAISINAAAAVASLPSEKQVAAVAGGKKELRQVARQVREARLPQKPKVELATPPDGASAEQVEIYRLNVLLAAVTEERDLLKKKVQNLTIALAEVRSEQ from the coding sequence ATGATCATTACTATCAACGAAGACCTGCGCGCCTATATCGACCCATTAACCGAAGATGAATACGCTGCGCTGGAACGCAGTCTGCTGTCGGAAGGCTGTCGTGATGCATTGGTATTGTGGGGCGACCTTTTGGTCGACGGTCACAATCGCTATGGCATCTGCCAGAAACATGGCTTGCCTTTCAATACTGTACAGAACCAGGCTTTTCAATCGATGGACGATGTGCATCTGTGGATGATAGACAATCATCTCGGGCGGCGCAGCGTATCGGATTTCCAGAGAGGCGTGCTCGCCTTGCGCAAGAAAGAAATTGTCTCCGCTCGTGTGGCGCAGCAGTCGCCCGCAGCATCTGCCGGTGACGCTGTGTATGCACAGGCAGAGCAAGAGTCAGTCAAAGAATCGCCCTTGAGCCGTGAAGCCGTTGCGCGCGCCGCGCGCATGAGTAGCGCGACACTGGGACAAATCGAAAAAATCCAGAAAACCGCCGCCCCGGAGCTGGTCACCGCGATCAAGTCCGGCGCCATTTCCATTAACGCCGCTGCCGCGGTCGCTTCCTTGCCGAGCGAAAAGCAGGTCGCAGCCGTAGCCGGGGGCAAGAAGGAGTTACGCCAGGTCGCAAGGCAGGTACGTGAAGCCAGATTGCCGCAGAAGCCTAAAGTTGAATTGGCGACCCCACCGGATGGCGCTTCGGCAGAGCAAGTCGAAATTTATCGCCTGAACGTCTTGCTCGCGGCAGTCACAGAAGAGCGCGATCTGTTGAAAAAGAAAGTGCAGAATCTGACGATCGCACTGGCAGAGGTACGCAGCGAACAGTAA
- a CDS encoding putative transcriptional regulator (Evidence 3 : Function proposed based on presence of conserved amino acid motif, structural feature or limited homology; Product type pr : putative regulator), with product MVAKKQGALVPVHTIARNKPLASDAMALATLKDLRKRAGQTQEEMAAALGVGQETISRLEKRSDMLLSTLHHYVESIGGQLALVATFPDQPPVIIDHRGDKKRAPKKRSRSASDHGEP from the coding sequence ATGGTGGCGAAAAAACAGGGCGCACTCGTGCCTGTGCATACTATTGCTCGTAACAAGCCGTTAGCGTCTGATGCTATGGCGCTGGCCACCCTGAAAGACCTGCGCAAGCGCGCCGGACAGACTCAGGAAGAAATGGCTGCCGCTCTGGGCGTCGGCCAGGAAACAATCTCCCGACTGGAAAAACGCAGCGATATGCTGCTTTCGACTTTGCATCACTACGTCGAAAGCATAGGTGGCCAGCTTGCTTTAGTGGCGACCTTTCCCGATCAGCCGCCCGTGATCATCGATCACCGCGGTGACAAAAAACGCGCGCCGAAGAAACGCAGCCGGTCTGCGTCCGATCACGGCGAGCCCTAG
- the nspC gene encoding Carboxynorspermidine decarboxylase (Evidence 2b : Function of strongly homologous gene; Product type e : enzyme): MISTPYYLIDKSALLRNLQVIDQVRERSGAKVLLALKCFATWSVFDLMQQYMDGTTSSSLYEVKLGHQKFGGETHAYSVAFADHEIDEVVAHCDKIIFNSISQFQRFSSHAGNKPKGLRLNPGVSCASFDLADPARPFSRLGESDPARILSIIDQLDGVMIHNNCENRDFERFDALLTEVEQRYGEILHRLSWVSLGGGISFTTPGYSIDAFCERLRRFAQTYDVQVYLEPGEATVRDTTTLEVSVVDIGFNGKNLAVVDSSTEAHMLDLLIYRETAPIKNAQGDHAYQICGKTCLAGDIFGEARFEQPLQIGDRISIGDAGGYTMVKKNWFNGVHMPAIAIKEADGSVRAVREFSFDDYVSSLS, translated from the coding sequence ATGATTTCTACTCCCTACTATCTGATAGACAAATCAGCCCTGCTACGCAATCTGCAAGTGATCGATCAGGTTCGAGAACGATCTGGTGCCAAGGTTCTGCTGGCCTTGAAGTGTTTTGCCACCTGGTCGGTGTTCGATCTGATGCAGCAGTATATGGATGGCACCACTTCTTCGTCGCTCTACGAAGTCAAGCTGGGACATCAGAAATTCGGCGGTGAAACACATGCGTACAGCGTGGCGTTTGCCGACCATGAAATTGACGAGGTCGTCGCGCACTGCGACAAGATCATCTTCAATTCGATTAGCCAGTTTCAGCGCTTTTCTTCCCACGCCGGAAATAAACCAAAAGGTTTGCGCCTGAACCCTGGCGTCAGCTGTGCCAGCTTCGATCTGGCTGATCCGGCCCGTCCGTTCAGCCGCCTGGGAGAATCGGATCCCGCACGGATTCTGTCCATCATCGATCAGCTGGATGGCGTGATGATCCACAACAATTGCGAGAACAGAGATTTCGAACGTTTCGATGCCTTGCTCACCGAGGTTGAGCAACGTTACGGAGAGATCCTGCATAGACTGAGTTGGGTCAGTCTTGGCGGCGGCATCAGCTTCACGACGCCTGGTTATTCAATAGACGCTTTTTGCGAGCGTCTACGCCGTTTTGCGCAGACCTACGACGTACAGGTCTACCTTGAACCCGGCGAAGCGACCGTGCGCGATACCACTACGCTGGAAGTCAGCGTAGTGGACATCGGTTTCAATGGCAAGAATCTGGCAGTGGTGGACAGCTCCACAGAAGCGCACATGCTCGATCTCTTGATCTATCGTGAAACTGCGCCGATAAAGAATGCGCAAGGCGATCACGCGTATCAGATTTGCGGAAAAACCTGTCTGGCTGGCGACATTTTTGGCGAGGCGCGGTTTGAACAACCTCTGCAAATAGGCGATCGCATCTCAATTGGCGATGCCGGCGGCTACACCATGGTCAAGAAAAACTGGTTCAACGGGGTGCACATGCCGGCCATTGCCATCAAGGAGGCCGATGGCAGCGTACGTGCGGTACGCGAGTTTTCATTTGATGACTATGTCAGTAGCTTGTCCTGA